The Synechocystis sp. PCC 7509 genome includes a window with the following:
- the dpdE gene encoding protein DpdE, protein MTTAIEFGCLVRSRNSMLGVGKVTEITPDDAVIEYFCSLGRRIHKTLPLDSLQRVRLPKQTRCYLYVKDKDTWTIGRVYAEDNYEYQIDLPDRQTIVATEQEIYVRCDRPITDPIEILAMKGHETPYFHNKRSRFVQCLLKQRAVSRGMTGLISANIALYPHQVEVVRRVLEDPIGRYLLADEVGLGKTIEAGAILRQYLLDEPRGQALIVVPQYLLAQWQQELETKFYLSNFAKRVQLIAVEDWTQISRKDIKFLILDEAHHIAAMASSSSKVQNQCFETYKQLAHKCDRLLLLSATPVLNHEQDFLTMLHLLDPTTYKLEDLAGFQAKVSKRQEIGGVLLAFKAGAKPVVLTKKIDQLQKLFSDDTYLLNLLNQLQQQESADELDKMVQVIRNHISDTYRLHRRMLRNRRATVEDVIFDRNAIPKTEYDLDDRTHQIHELLEEWRTVAPKGQYTRIFLLLFRAAGTWLGVLQAVITARLKGVSNADLVKDFDSEDVRLLVETPKFSGETEILQALLKILQQPSEDGDRLELLQTILLYHLSEVLKLQSYQRDIAKLLEQVQKRIDRPLNSDRLPKIIIFTSFVQTCAELNRYLVQAFGESAIAVHQSGTSREKAEDNINRFKNNPKCFILISDFSGEEGRNLQFADGLIHFDLPWSPNRLEQRLGRIDRIGGKVAVNSWLLAGVDLPDSPHQAWYELLKSGFGIFTQSIASLQFYVDEKLPELENILFNSGAKGLIEATSQIQTDIETEQVKISEQNVLDDIDANDENALNYFQELETYDDRHQELQNATESWLCSALQFLRVDNPDLAGVCEYKPSDRTLVPANVIVERFSTSAKKLGTYNRRLANKHSGIDLYRIGEGFTEKLASYMYWDDRGQAFAMWRHDKAWDAGEGTEWLGFRFDYTVEANLTFAKDSPLNKLEIKTLRRRADALFPPKLETVFVNARMEIVEDTGLLNILQRPYYGKDSDYRDYNLAKDRLSIIDEFIDPGKWSNFCNLARKTSEKLLRDRPSFNEVCDRCAKVATLKLDNRLNQLQLRLNRVSEATANSSLLAEELANETTISQALVEGIQRPRLKLDSVGFIIISGRSPVGEKEAKGW, encoded by the coding sequence CTATCGAGTTTGGTTGTTTGGTGCGATCGCGCAATTCAATGTTAGGAGTTGGCAAAGTTACAGAAATAACTCCCGATGATGCGGTTATTGAGTATTTTTGCTCCCTAGGGCGACGCATTCATAAAACCTTACCTTTAGACTCGCTGCAAAGAGTTAGGCTTCCCAAACAGACGCGGTGCTATCTGTATGTAAAAGACAAAGACACCTGGACAATTGGGAGAGTTTACGCGGAGGACAACTATGAGTATCAAATTGATTTGCCTGATCGCCAGACAATAGTAGCCACGGAGCAAGAAATTTATGTACGATGCGATCGCCCGATTACAGATCCCATTGAAATATTGGCGATGAAGGGACACGAAACGCCTTATTTTCATAATAAGCGATCGCGTTTTGTTCAATGTCTGCTAAAACAACGGGCGGTTAGTCGCGGAATGACCGGACTTATCTCTGCAAATATTGCCCTTTATCCCCATCAAGTAGAAGTCGTCCGGCGGGTACTTGAAGACCCCATTGGGCGCTACTTGTTGGCGGACGAGGTGGGACTAGGAAAAACTATTGAAGCGGGTGCTATATTGCGGCAATACTTGCTAGACGAGCCTCGCGGACAAGCATTAATCGTAGTTCCTCAATACCTTTTAGCGCAATGGCAGCAGGAGTTAGAAACTAAGTTTTATCTCTCCAACTTTGCCAAGCGGGTACAGTTAATTGCGGTGGAAGATTGGACGCAAATTAGCCGTAAAGATATTAAATTTCTGATTTTGGATGAAGCACACCACATTGCAGCAATGGCTTCATCTTCAAGTAAGGTACAAAATCAGTGTTTTGAGACTTACAAACAACTTGCTCATAAGTGCGATCGCTTGCTCTTATTATCTGCAACCCCGGTTTTAAATCACGAGCAGGATTTTTTAACAATGTTGCATCTGCTCGATCCTACTACTTACAAGCTTGAAGATTTAGCAGGTTTTCAAGCCAAAGTGTCGAAGCGTCAGGAAATTGGTGGAGTTTTGCTGGCTTTTAAAGCTGGTGCAAAACCCGTTGTTTTAACTAAAAAAATTGACCAACTACAAAAACTCTTTTCTGATGACACTTACTTACTAAATCTTCTCAACCAGTTGCAGCAACAAGAATCTGCTGACGAACTAGATAAAATGGTGCAGGTAATTCGCAACCATATTAGCGATACATATCGACTACACCGCCGGATGCTGCGTAACCGCCGCGCTACCGTTGAAGATGTAATTTTTGACCGCAATGCTATACCCAAAACCGAATATGACTTAGACGATCGCACACATCAAATTCACGAACTATTAGAGGAATGGCGAACAGTTGCACCAAAAGGACAATATACTCGGATTTTCTTACTATTATTTCGCGCCGCCGGAACTTGGTTAGGAGTATTACAAGCAGTTATTACGGCGCGTTTAAAGGGCGTATCCAATGCAGATTTAGTTAAAGATTTTGACAGCGAAGATGTGCGTCTTTTGGTTGAAACTCCTAAGTTTTCAGGAGAAACGGAGATTTTGCAAGCTTTACTGAAGATTTTGCAACAACCATCAGAAGACGGCGATCGCCTAGAATTATTGCAAACTATTTTGCTCTACCACCTCTCAGAAGTTCTCAAACTCCAGTCATATCAAAGAGATATTGCTAAATTGCTGGAGCAAGTACAAAAAAGAATTGATAGACCGTTAAACAGCGATCGCCTACCGAAAATAATTATATTTACAAGCTTTGTGCAGACTTGCGCGGAACTTAATCGTTATTTGGTACAGGCTTTTGGGGAAAGTGCGATCGCAGTTCATCAATCTGGGACATCACGAGAAAAAGCTGAAGATAATATCAACCGATTCAAAAACAATCCTAAATGTTTTATCTTAATTAGCGATTTTTCGGGAGAAGAAGGACGCAATTTACAATTTGCTGATGGATTAATTCATTTTGACTTACCTTGGTCGCCCAATCGCCTCGAACAAAGATTAGGCAGAATTGACCGGATTGGGGGCAAAGTAGCCGTCAATTCTTGGTTATTAGCAGGGGTGGATTTGCCCGATAGTCCTCATCAGGCTTGGTATGAGCTACTAAAATCTGGATTTGGCATATTTACTCAATCGATCGCCAGCTTACAGTTTTATGTTGATGAAAAGTTACCAGAATTAGAAAATATCCTGTTTAATTCTGGCGCTAAAGGGCTAATAGAGGCGACTTCTCAAATTCAAACAGACATTGAAACTGAACAAGTAAAAATCAGCGAACAAAATGTTTTAGATGATATTGATGCAAACGATGAAAATGCGCTTAATTATTTCCAAGAATTAGAAACCTACGACGATCGCCACCAAGAATTGCAAAATGCTACAGAAAGCTGGCTATGTAGTGCTTTACAGTTTCTCCGCGTCGATAACCCCGATTTGGCCGGAGTTTGTGAATATAAGCCAAGCGATCGCACTCTAGTACCCGCTAACGTAATAGTTGAGCGCTTTTCTACTTCAGCAAAAAAACTTGGAACTTACAATCGCAGGTTAGCAAATAAACATTCTGGGATTGACCTTTACCGGATTGGCGAAGGATTTACAGAAAAATTAGCATCTTATATGTATTGGGACGATCGCGGACAAGCTTTTGCAATGTGGCGACACGACAAAGCATGGGATGCGGGGGAAGGTACAGAATGGCTAGGATTTCGCTTTGATTATACGGTGGAAGCTAATTTAACTTTTGCTAAAGATTCCCCTCTCAATAAGTTAGAGATTAAAACTCTTAGACGACGTGCAGATGCGTTGTTTCCACCCAAATTAGAGACAGTTTTTGTCAATGCGCGAATGGAGATTGTGGAAGATACAGGCTTATTAAATATCCTGCAACGTCCTTACTATGGCAAAGACAGCGATTACCGCGATTACAACTTGGCAAAAGACCGCTTATCAATTATTGATGAATTTATCGATCCGGGTAAATGGTCTAACTTCTGCAACTTGGCGCGGAAAACTTCAGAAAAATTATTACGCGATCGCCCAAGTTTTAACGAAGTCTGCGATCGTTGCGCCAAAGTTGCAACTTTAAAACTAGATAACCGCCTCAATCAGCTTCAATTGCGCCTCAACCGAGTATCAGAAGCAACGGCTAATTCTTCTTTATTAGCTGAAGAACTTGCCAACGAAACCACGATTAGCCAAGCCTTAGTTGAGGGAATACAACGCCCGCGTCTCAAACTTGATTCGGTGGGATTCATTATAATTTCTGGGCGATCGCCTGTCGGGGAAAAGGAGGCGAAGGGATGGTGA
- a CDS encoding AbiA family abortive infection protein: MTDKHKGTQLGYFIDFKLWKDALELLKFQIKQKHSNRHFNTLSMFYYEKLHVDCLDAEPQTYFQTKIASSLFYGLKQEFGVFSYVIPKPGLGLRDYKFFTYPMRAVYYTIGLYLLKLSQEFILETHRKANRIEAFYGGNLTYKEEELKITAKNIYFRSFHEQFKQKIKGETENESQDKFILQLDIENYFNEISIPKLLEFLHINIKPSIQASMSYDSLTREQIVCLFQFIANGQSSGIPQSDNNIISSFIGYLYLVFGDLIIDDVLKKYIGIIDFHKIIRYTDDIYISITFKHEINDEDQGTIIHSIASQISEVLYSRLNLKLNLKTRLYRMEKQDEKEELLKNLHKASLGDEYIDTSEEENQQCNKEPKAAIETPQEKLDKVFEELIKIKKSRVEDYFIRDKSTQDEILQTVFDKSVEQILDKPENKNKIQSIFMNFNFDLVKVKPLEILIVLLKDEISLANLKNFCLNKKIITIGDADLILKFLSQTNFGEKKLLLKLKENDHMKDIIDTFINGQLNCSSPGYYRLTCMHMHQVANMPEVIEQTRLRVLSEKESSYSVALNHLLNEIHAICINKEKANKKKYDVHDVIKFLQLKNVPHEICIKIRNLFDRRNSNRISHPGSDDSIAWEVTKDEYWDYYENVGKCLDFLL; encoded by the coding sequence ATGACAGACAAACACAAGGGAACGCAGCTTGGTTACTTTATAGATTTTAAGCTTTGGAAAGATGCTTTGGAGCTTCTAAAGTTTCAAATTAAGCAAAAGCATTCTAATAGGCATTTCAACACTTTAAGTATGTTTTACTATGAAAAGCTTCATGTAGATTGTTTAGATGCTGAACCTCAGACTTATTTCCAAACTAAAATAGCAAGTAGCCTTTTTTATGGCTTAAAACAAGAGTTTGGTGTTTTTTCATATGTAATACCTAAACCTGGTCTTGGGCTGCGTGACTATAAATTTTTTACTTATCCAATGAGAGCGGTTTACTACACCATTGGGCTTTACTTGCTAAAGCTATCGCAGGAATTTATACTTGAAACGCATAGAAAAGCAAACAGAATAGAAGCTTTTTATGGAGGAAATCTAACTTATAAAGAAGAGGAGTTGAAAATCACAGCAAAAAATATTTACTTCCGAAGCTTTCATGAACAATTTAAACAAAAAATCAAAGGAGAGACTGAAAATGAAAGTCAAGATAAGTTCATTTTGCAGTTAGATATTGAAAACTATTTTAATGAAATATCCATTCCAAAACTACTTGAATTTTTGCATATTAATATAAAGCCTAGCATACAGGCAAGTATGTCATATGACTCTCTCACACGCGAACAAATTGTTTGTCTATTTCAATTCATTGCTAATGGACAGTCTTCTGGGATTCCACAGTCAGATAATAATATTATATCTAGTTTCATTGGTTACTTGTATCTAGTTTTTGGAGATTTAATAATAGATGATGTACTGAAGAAGTATATTGGTATTATTGATTTTCACAAAATTATCAGATACACAGATGATATTTATATATCGATAACCTTTAAGCATGAAATTAACGATGAAGATCAAGGCACTATAATTCATTCAATAGCATCTCAAATTTCGGAAGTTTTATACAGTCGTTTAAATCTTAAGCTTAACTTAAAAACGAGGCTTTATCGCATGGAAAAGCAAGATGAAAAGGAAGAACTTCTTAAAAATCTTCATAAAGCGTCTCTTGGGGATGAATATATTGATACTTCTGAAGAAGAGAATCAACAGTGTAATAAAGAACCCAAAGCAGCCATTGAAACACCGCAGGAAAAGTTAGACAAGGTATTTGAAGAATTAATAAAAATTAAAAAATCAAGAGTTGAAGACTATTTCATCCGAGATAAATCAACTCAAGATGAAATTTTACAGACCGTTTTTGATAAAAGCGTAGAACAAATTCTTGATAAACCAGAAAATAAAAATAAAATTCAGTCAATATTTATGAATTTTAACTTTGATCTAGTTAAGGTCAAACCACTTGAAATTTTAATTGTTCTTCTTAAAGATGAAATCTCTTTAGCTAATCTTAAGAATTTCTGTCTGAATAAAAAAATTATTACGATAGGTGATGCAGACTTGATACTTAAATTTTTATCTCAAACTAACTTTGGGGAGAAGAAACTACTTTTGAAGCTAAAAGAAAATGACCATATGAAGGACATTATTGATACGTTCATTAATGGGCAACTTAATTGCAGTAGTCCTGGATACTATAGGCTGACTTGTATGCATATGCATCAAGTTGCAAATATGCCTGAAGTAATTGAGCAAACTAGATTAAGGGTATTAAGTGAAAAAGAAAGTTCTTATTCTGTTGCACTTAACCACTTACTGAATGAAATTCATGCGATATGTATAAATAAAGAAAAAGCAAATAAGAAAAAATATGATGTTCATGATGTAATTAAATTTCTTCAGTTAAAAAATGTTCCGCACGAGATATGTATAAAGATAAGAAATCTGTTTGATCGGAGAAACTCTAACCGTATATCCCATCCTGGCTCAGATGATAGCATTGCTTGGGAAGTTACAAAGGATGAATATTGGGATTATTATGAGAATGTTGGCAAGTGTTTGGATTTTCTGCTGTAG
- a CDS encoding type II toxin-antitoxin system HicB family antitoxin: MTYKVSIVIEKDEDGYYAYCPGLEGCQTQGDSVEEATANIQEAVELYLETLSTEEKKALLSKEISTMTLEVQVA, translated from the coding sequence ATGACATATAAAGTCAGCATTGTCATAGAAAAAGATGAAGATGGATATTATGCCTATTGTCCTGGGTTAGAAGGTTGTCAAACTCAAGGCGATTCTGTGGAAGAAGCTACAGCAAATATTCAAGAAGCCGTAGAACTTTACTTAGAGACACTATCAACTGAAGAAAAAAAAGCTCTTTTAAGTAAAGAAATTTCCACCATGACTTTAGAGGTACAAGTTGCCTAA
- a CDS encoding type II toxin-antitoxin system VapC family toxin — translation MSETVYIETSILGYLTARPSRDIIVAANIEITREWWDTRRSDFQLYSSQAVVKETSQGDIAIASQRLEILRSFSLLELNQSVLDLAEQFLERSNLPTKADVDAVHIAAATVHGMDYLLTWNCKHIANAQIQRKLAEISFDCGHELPILCTPYELLGG, via the coding sequence ATGAGTGAAACCGTTTATATTGAAACAAGTATTTTAGGCTACCTGACGGCTCGACCCAGTAGAGATATTATTGTGGCTGCAAATATTGAAATAACAAGGGAGTGGTGGGATACGCGCCGCAGTGACTTCCAACTCTATTCCTCTCAGGCAGTTGTGAAAGAAACTTCCCAAGGCGACATTGCGATCGCATCTCAACGACTAGAAATTCTTCGTAGTTTTTCCCTACTAGAATTAAATCAATCCGTGCTTGATTTGGCAGAGCAATTTTTGGAACGCAGTAACCTTCCCACAAAAGCTGATGTTGACGCTGTTCACATTGCCGCAGCTACCGTTCATGGCATGGATTACTTGCTCACATGGAACTGTAAGCACATTGCCAATGCTCAAATTCAGAGAAAATTGGCGGAAATTAGTTTTGATTGTGGACACGAGTTGCCGATTCTTTGTACACCTTATGAACTCCTCGGAGGTTGA
- a CDS encoding M16 family metallopeptidase, producing MTTQLQNQAIQRTVLSNGITILIAENPVADIIAARLFIRAGSSWEAPQQAGLAHLLSNVITKGTQKLSSFEIGDRVESLGASLSTDAAGDYFVLSLKTVTADMPSMLELAGQILRFPTFPEMEVALERRLTLQNIRSQQEQPFSIAFDKLRQAMYQNHPYAMSALGTQETVTNLRKEDLQEFHQTHFRPDNLVISLAGRVSEKDAIAMIEEVFGDWQKPTTPLPTLNFPDLVSQPYPTMTPKQTQQSIVMLGYLAPAVRELDYTALKLLSTYLGNGLSSRLFVELREKRGLAYDVSAFYPTRQDVAQFVVYMGTAPENTAIALEGLQTEVDLLCSAELSEEALQTAKNKLLGQYALGKQTNAQIAQVYGWYESIGLGIEFDTKFQQQVAEVTTADTLRAANRYFTNPYISVVGPETALNNLAA from the coding sequence GTGACAACTCAACTACAAAATCAAGCTATTCAACGCACAGTTTTAAGTAATGGCATAACTATACTGATAGCAGAAAACCCCGTAGCCGATATTATTGCAGCGCGGCTATTTATTCGTGCTGGTAGTAGTTGGGAAGCGCCGCAGCAAGCGGGACTCGCACATTTATTATCGAATGTGATTACTAAAGGAACGCAAAAGCTTTCCTCTTTTGAAATAGGCGATCGCGTAGAATCATTAGGAGCAAGTTTAAGTACTGATGCGGCGGGAGATTATTTTGTCCTTAGCCTCAAAACTGTAACAGCAGATATGCCCTCAATGTTAGAACTTGCGGGGCAAATACTGAGATTTCCTACTTTTCCTGAAATGGAGGTAGCACTAGAGCGACGTTTAACCTTACAAAATATTCGTTCTCAGCAAGAGCAACCCTTTAGCATTGCTTTTGATAAGTTACGTCAAGCAATGTATCAAAACCACCCCTACGCTATGTCAGCCTTGGGGACGCAAGAAACAGTAACTAATCTGCGTAAAGAAGATTTGCAAGAGTTTCATCAAACCCATTTTCGCCCAGATAACCTAGTAATTAGTCTAGCTGGGCGCGTGAGTGAAAAAGATGCGATCGCCATGATTGAAGAAGTTTTTGGCGATTGGCAAAAACCCACAACTCCTTTACCAACGCTAAATTTTCCCGATCTAGTTTCTCAGCCTTACCCGACGATGACACCCAAGCAAACCCAGCAATCTATCGTTATGCTCGGTTATCTTGCTCCGGCGGTGCGAGAGCTTGACTATACGGCGCTCAAACTCCTTTCTACCTATTTAGGTAACGGGCTTTCTAGTCGATTATTTGTAGAACTGCGAGAAAAACGCGGATTAGCTTACGATGTTTCGGCATTTTATCCCACAAGGCAAGATGTGGCTCAGTTTGTAGTTTATATGGGTACAGCGCCCGAAAATACTGCGATCGCACTGGAAGGATTACAAACAGAAGTTGATTTATTATGCAGCGCTGAACTTAGCGAGGAAGCATTACAAACCGCTAAAAATAAGCTTTTAGGACAGTACGCTTTAGGCAAACAAACTAATGCTCAAATTGCTCAAGTGTACGGTTGGTACGAAAGCATTGGCTTGGGAATTGAATTTGATACTAAGTTTCAACAGCAAGTTGCTGAAGTAACAACCGCCGATACTTTAAGAGCAGCAAATCGTTACTTTACCAATCCCTATATATCTGTAGTTGGGCCAGAAACCGCTTTAAATAATTTAGCTGCTTAA
- a CDS encoding M16 family metallopeptidase, with translation MQLLTAPVPTANFLKLDNGLNVIHQYINTTSVVVADVWVNAGAVQEPKNWSGMAHFLEHMIFKGTAAISPGEFDRVIENKGGMTNAATSHDYAHYFLTTATAYLADTLPYLADLLLNATIPEDEFDKERDVVLEEIHSCYDDPDWIGFQALSESVYQHHPYGRSVLGTANNLLQHSVAAMRSFHHTYYQPENMTVVVVGGVEQDRAVEMISNSFERKSKLVIEPCDRPEVKLGEYLLAGVRRQEIKLPNLEQARLMMAWIGPGVDQFRHAYGLDLLSVILAGGRSCRLVKELREERQLVQGINCDFSLQKDSSLFTITAWLDTNQLERVEFLIRTCLEELQNIPICLSELDRCKRLMCNDYTFYTETPSQIAGLYGYYSTIATPELALRYPQEVKSFQPEELQLLARQYLSPSQYAVTVLKPC, from the coding sequence TTGCAACTGCTAACTGCTCCAGTACCTACAGCTAATTTTCTTAAACTAGATAACGGTTTAAACGTTATCCATCAATACATAAATACTACGTCGGTGGTTGTAGCAGACGTATGGGTAAATGCTGGCGCAGTCCAAGAGCCGAAAAACTGGTCGGGAATGGCGCATTTTCTTGAACATATGATCTTTAAGGGTACTGCTGCTATTAGTCCGGGAGAATTTGACCGAGTAATCGAAAACAAAGGCGGGATGACAAACGCCGCTACAAGTCACGATTACGCTCATTACTTTTTAACTACTGCCACAGCTTATTTAGCGGATACTTTACCTTACCTTGCTGACTTACTTTTAAACGCCACTATTCCTGAAGATGAGTTTGACAAAGAACGAGATGTAGTATTAGAAGAAATTCATTCGTGTTATGACGATCCAGACTGGATAGGATTTCAAGCTCTTAGTGAAAGCGTTTATCAACATCATCCTTACGGACGTTCGGTTTTGGGTACGGCAAATAATTTATTACAGCATTCGGTCGCCGCCATGCGATCGTTTCATCATACTTACTACCAACCGGAAAATATGACAGTAGTAGTCGTGGGAGGCGTGGAACAAGATCGGGCGGTAGAAATGATTAGTAATAGTTTTGAGCGCAAAAGTAAGTTAGTTATTGAACCATGCGATCGCCCAGAAGTTAAGTTAGGAGAATATTTACTAGCGGGAGTCCGCCGTCAAGAAATTAAATTGCCCAATTTAGAACAGGCTCGATTGATGATGGCATGGATTGGGCCGGGGGTAGACCAATTTCGCCACGCCTACGGATTAGACTTGCTTTCAGTCATTCTAGCGGGCGGTAGGTCTTGCCGTTTGGTGAAAGAATTACGAGAAGAACGGCAACTTGTCCAAGGAATTAATTGCGACTTTTCCCTGCAAAAGGATTCAAGTTTATTTACAATTACAGCTTGGTTAGATACGAACCAATTGGAGCGGGTAGAATTTTTGATTCGTACTTGCTTAGAAGAATTACAAAATATACCTATTTGCCTGTCGGAACTCGATCGCTGCAAGCGGTTGATGTGTAACGATTACACTTTTTACACTGAAACCCCTAGCCAAATCGCCGGACTTTATGGTTATTACAGCACGATCGCCACGCCGGAATTAGCTTTACGTTATCCCCAAGAGGTGAAGTCGTTTCAACCGGAAGAACTACAATTATTGGCTCGTCAGTATTTATCTCCTTCTCAGTATGCGGTAACTGTACTCAAACCTTGTTAG
- a CDS encoding Mrp/NBP35 family ATP-binding protein — protein MIETLNTGSVLEVLRPVQDPELQKSLVELNMIRNVAIDNGKVSFTLVLTTPACPLREFIVEDCTKAVKKLPGVREVLIDVTAETPQQKGLPDRTGISGVKNIVAISSGKGGVGKSTVAVNIAVALAQTGAKVGLLDADIYGPNAPTMLGLADAKILVQNNGKQDVLEPAFNHGVKLVSMGFLIDRDQPVVWRGPMLNGVIRQFLYQVQWGELDYLIVDMPPGTGDAQLTLTQAVPMAGAVIVTTPQTVALLDSRKGLKMFEQMNVPVLGMVENMSYFIPPDMPDKQYDIFGSGGGERTAKEMGVPLLGCVPLEIALRVGGDRGIPIVVADPESASAKALTAIALNIAGKVSVAALT, from the coding sequence ATGATTGAAACCCTTAACACTGGTTCGGTATTAGAAGTATTGCGACCAGTTCAAGATCCAGAACTGCAAAAAAGCCTGGTAGAACTAAATATGATTCGCAACGTTGCGATCGATAACGGTAAAGTTAGTTTTACTTTGGTACTTACAACCCCCGCTTGTCCGTTGCGAGAATTTATTGTCGAAGATTGCACTAAAGCGGTAAAAAAATTACCCGGTGTAAGGGAGGTTTTGATTGATGTCACCGCCGAAACTCCCCAGCAAAAAGGCTTACCCGATCGCACGGGAATCTCTGGGGTAAAAAACATTGTGGCAATTTCTAGCGGTAAAGGTGGCGTAGGCAAAAGCACTGTGGCTGTAAATATTGCGGTGGCTTTGGCACAAACTGGCGCAAAAGTTGGCTTACTAGACGCGGATATTTATGGGCCAAATGCGCCAACGATGCTAGGACTTGCAGACGCGAAAATATTGGTACAAAACAACGGTAAACAAGACGTACTAGAACCTGCTTTTAATCACGGCGTTAAACTGGTTTCGATGGGCTTTTTAATTGACCGAGATCAGCCTGTAGTTTGGCGCGGGCCAATGTTAAACGGCGTAATTCGTCAGTTTCTCTATCAAGTGCAGTGGGGAGAATTGGATTATCTAATTGTTGATATGCCCCCAGGCACGGGTGACGCGCAGTTGACGCTAACTCAAGCTGTACCAATGGCAGGGGCGGTAATTGTAACTACACCTCAGACAGTGGCGCTGCTAGACTCCCGTAAGGGCTTAAAAATGTTCGAGCAGATGAACGTTCCAGTATTGGGAATGGTAGAAAACATGAGTTATTTTATTCCTCCCGATATGCCCGATAAGCAGTATGATATTTTTGGTTCTGGTGGCGGGGAAAGAACCGCTAAGGAAATGGGCGTACCGTTATTAGGTTGCGTACCCTTAGAAATTGCTCTGCGTGTTGGTGGCGATCGCGGTATCCCGATTGTAGTTGCAGATCCTGAGTCTGCGTCTGCAAAAGCCCTGACAGCGATCGCCCTCAATATTGCTGGAAAAGTCTCTGTTGCCGCTTTAACGTAA
- a CDS encoding polyketide cyclase / dehydrase and lipid transport: MHKCLSKFIHRKQRWFRYSLARTYQVISSAPVDELWRTVVDLADVSWHPILSSTNVPCGVVPKPGLIYQAVTRLGPIPVRIFVEMVRPGELLSVRVIAIPGIEERVTYRVESTVCGNCISYSVTLKGWLSPLVWSFSRPYAAKVAAALAAAAEKAADGLPRVANKPKNSFEF; encoded by the coding sequence ATGCACAAATGTTTGTCCAAATTCATTCACCGCAAACAGCGCTGGTTTCGGTATTCTTTAGCACGAACTTATCAAGTTATTAGTTCTGCTCCGGTAGATGAACTATGGCGAACAGTGGTAGATTTAGCCGATGTTTCCTGGCATCCAATCCTTTCAAGTACCAATGTTCCTTGCGGTGTAGTGCCAAAACCGGGGTTAATTTACCAAGCTGTAACACGCTTGGGCCCTATTCCTGTCAGAATTTTTGTAGAGATGGTTAGACCTGGAGAATTGCTAAGTGTAAGAGTAATCGCCATTCCTGGAATAGAAGAAAGAGTAACGTATCGAGTAGAATCTACGGTTTGCGGTAATTGTATTTCTTATTCAGTCACTCTTAAGGGTTGGTTATCGCCGCTAGTTTGGTCTTTTTCTCGTCCTTACGCGGCTAAAGTTGCCGCCGCTTTAGCCGCCGCCGCCGAAAAAGCCGCCGATGGTTTGCCTAGAGTTGCCAACAAGCCAAAAAATAGTTTTGAATTTTAA